In a single window of the Saccharothrix australiensis genome:
- a CDS encoding erythromycin esterase family protein codes for MSTATALRGIGRPLDDAASLGRALDELLTARPEPPTLLALGEPTHGVEAFPLLRNEVLRHLVERGYRSIALETDFFAAAVVDDYVRGGTGDLDAVLATGFSHGFGNLPSNRDLVEWLRAHNADRAPEDRVHFHGFDAPLEISGAPSPRRALAAAVDHLPAALRPESARDLDALLGDDADWTDPRVMYDPSTSIGGSDRARALRLVADDLVSALRRAAPELRTADPAGHADALAHARTAQGLLRYHAALASSAPDRVSTMLGLRDEMQADNLLAIVDREQGRGPGLVFAHNAHLQRTRSHMALSHAPMGEGRASWWSAGALVGLALGERYLFLASDANPRPAPGTLQGALAEATTRRSLFPTRELRAALPPSVGADEPFLPGHLPLHPTASGPEGADAVIFIADTDGTRHRYW; via the coding sequence ATGTCCACCGCCACCGCGCTGCGCGGCATCGGCCGCCCGCTCGACGACGCGGCGAGCCTGGGTCGCGCCCTCGACGAGCTGCTGACCGCGCGGCCCGAGCCGCCGACCCTGCTCGCCCTCGGCGAGCCGACCCACGGGGTCGAGGCGTTCCCGTTGTTGCGCAACGAAGTCCTCCGCCACCTCGTCGAACGGGGGTACCGGTCGATCGCGCTGGAGACCGACTTCTTCGCCGCGGCCGTCGTGGACGACTACGTGCGCGGGGGAACCGGTGACCTCGACGCGGTGCTCGCGACCGGGTTCAGCCACGGGTTCGGCAACCTGCCGTCCAACCGGGACCTGGTCGAGTGGCTCCGCGCGCACAACGCCGACCGCGCGCCGGAGGACCGGGTCCACTTCCACGGCTTCGACGCGCCGCTGGAGATCTCCGGCGCGCCCAGCCCGCGACGGGCACTGGCCGCGGCCGTCGACCACCTGCCCGCCGCGCTGCGGCCGGAGTCGGCCCGCGACCTCGACGCGCTGCTCGGCGACGACGCCGACTGGACCGACCCGCGGGTCATGTACGACCCGTCGACCTCCATCGGCGGCTCCGACCGCGCCCGCGCCCTGCGCCTCGTCGCCGACGACCTCGTCAGCGCGCTGCGCCGCGCCGCGCCCGAACTGCGCACCGCCGACCCCGCCGGCCACGCCGACGCCCTCGCACACGCGCGCACCGCGCAGGGCCTGCTGCGCTACCACGCGGCCTTGGCGAGCAGCGCGCCCGACCGCGTCTCGACCATGCTCGGCCTGCGCGACGAGATGCAGGCGGACAACCTGCTCGCGATCGTCGACCGGGAACAGGGGCGCGGACCCGGCCTGGTGTTCGCGCACAACGCGCACCTCCAGCGGACGCGGTCCCACATGGCGTTGAGCCACGCGCCGATGGGTGAGGGGCGGGCGAGCTGGTGGAGCGCCGGCGCGCTGGTCGGGCTCGCGCTCGGCGAGCGCTACCTGTTCCTGGCGTCCGACGCCAACCCGCGGCCCGCCCCCGGCACGCTCCAGGGCGCGCTGGCCGAGGCGACCACCCGCCGCTCCCTGTTCCCGACGCGGGAACTGCGCGCCGCGCTGCCCCCGTCGGTCGGCGCGGACGAGCCGTTCCTGCCCGGCCACCTGCCCCTGCACCCGACGGCGTCGGGGCCGGAGGGCGCCGACGCGGTCATCTTCATCGCCGACACCGACGGGACGCGGCACCGGTACTGGTGA
- a CDS encoding serine hydrolase domain-containing protein — translation MIVVVVAGSGIAVSGRGKAATNGVSESFQEESDMVGTTGAATVQGHVAEGWGKVADAFRANFEGDPGEIGAACGVYVDGRPVVDLWGGFADREANRPWTEDTIVQVASTTKGATAICAHLLARRGELDLDAPVARYWPEFGAAGKEDIPVRWLLSHQAGLPVVDGPLTFEQACEWDPVIRALEAQPPLWAPGTEHVYHSVTFGYLVGEVVRRISGRSLGTFFADEVVRPLGLSAWIGLPEEQEPRVARIGYAAPFTLEELTAGMIETTGLDAGTVNAWISAVWGADSVQARAAELGGAFDPTTEIHTTRAYRAAEIPAANMVADARSVARMYAATVSEVDGVRLLDPATVERATAVQTDRTRMHGLPPELDIPADRSFYLSLGFWRSCPPMPLLGPGSFGHPGSGGSIGFADPDAGVGFGYVTNHWSFRVGEPRASNLAEAVGACLG, via the coding sequence GTGATCGTAGTCGTCGTGGCCGGTTCGGGGATCGCGGTCTCGGGCCGTGGGAAGGCCGCCACGAACGGGGTTTCCGAGAGCTTCCAGGAGGAGAGCGACATGGTGGGCACGACGGGTGCGGCGACCGTGCAGGGTCACGTCGCGGAGGGCTGGGGGAAGGTCGCCGACGCGTTCCGCGCGAACTTCGAGGGCGACCCCGGTGAGATCGGCGCGGCGTGCGGCGTCTACGTGGACGGCCGCCCGGTCGTCGACCTGTGGGGCGGCTTCGCCGACCGCGAGGCGAACCGGCCGTGGACCGAGGACACCATCGTCCAGGTGGCGTCGACGACGAAGGGCGCGACGGCGATCTGCGCGCACCTGTTGGCGCGGCGCGGCGAGTTGGACCTGGACGCGCCGGTGGCGCGGTACTGGCCGGAGTTCGGCGCGGCGGGCAAGGAGGACATCCCGGTGCGGTGGCTGCTGTCGCACCAGGCGGGCCTGCCGGTGGTGGACGGGCCGTTGACGTTCGAGCAGGCGTGTGAGTGGGACCCGGTGATCCGGGCGTTGGAAGCCCAGCCACCGCTGTGGGCGCCGGGCACCGAGCACGTCTACCACAGCGTCACCTTCGGGTACCTGGTCGGCGAGGTGGTGCGGCGGATCTCCGGCAGGTCGCTGGGCACGTTCTTCGCCGACGAGGTGGTGCGCCCGCTGGGGTTGAGCGCGTGGATCGGGCTGCCCGAGGAGCAGGAGCCGCGGGTGGCGCGGATCGGGTACGCCGCGCCGTTCACCCTGGAGGAGCTGACCGCCGGGATGATCGAGACGACCGGGTTGGACGCGGGCACGGTGAACGCGTGGATCAGCGCCGTGTGGGGCGCGGACTCGGTGCAGGCCCGCGCCGCCGAACTGGGCGGCGCGTTCGACCCCACGACCGAGATCCACACCACGCGCGCCTACCGCGCGGCGGAGATCCCGGCCGCGAACATGGTCGCGGACGCCCGTTCGGTGGCCCGGATGTACGCCGCCACCGTCAGCGAGGTCGACGGCGTGCGGCTGCTCGACCCCGCGACCGTCGAGCGGGCCACGGCCGTGCAGACCGACCGGACACGGATGCACGGGCTGCCGCCGGAGCTGGACATCCCGGCCGACCGCTCGTTCTACCTGTCGCTGGGGTTCTGGCGGTCCTGCCCGCCGATGCCGCTGCTCGGGCCCGGTTCGTTCGGCCACCCCGGTTCCGGCGGGTCGATCGGCTTCGCCGACCCGGACGCCGGCGTCGGCTTCGGCTACGTCACCAACCACTGGTCCTTCCGGGTCGGCGAGCCGCGGGCGTCGAACCTGGCCGAGGCCGTGGGCGCCTGCCTCGGCTGA
- a CDS encoding ectoine synthase, with amino-acid sequence MIVRTRENLTPVDWGNGLSYRLLVQSDGMGFTLAETVVRAGTSSRLQYRRHLEACYCTSGSGAVVSADGQVRHELRPGVLYALDEHDAHHLIADEGSDLVLISVFNPPLSGSEKHVVAGPGFSSY; translated from the coding sequence ATGATCGTTCGCACCAGGGAAAACCTCACGCCCGTCGACTGGGGCAACGGGTTGAGCTACCGGCTGCTCGTGCAGTCCGACGGAATGGGCTTCACCCTCGCCGAGACGGTGGTGCGCGCGGGGACCAGCTCGCGCTTGCAGTACCGCAGGCACTTGGAGGCGTGCTACTGCACGAGCGGCTCGGGGGCCGTCGTGTCCGCCGACGGCCAGGTCCGCCACGAGCTGCGCCCCGGGGTGCTCTACGCCCTCGACGAGCACGACGCCCATCACCTGATCGCCGACGAGGGCAGCGACCTCGTGCTGATCAGCGTGTTCAACCCCCCGCTCTCCGGCAGCGAGAAGCACGTGGTCGCCGGTCCCGGGTTCTCCAGCTACTGA
- a CDS encoding ArsR/SmtB family transcription factor has translation MTEEHSGYIRDPKALRALAHPLRWQLIELIRNEDTATATRCARALGESVAGCSYHLNLLAKYGFVEHAPGGVGREKRWRLTSREQSWTTEGLSQEGTLAAEAAAEAFLDHEAAQLKDRVRLKALEPEDWRAATGVTGQHAFLTAAETGRLAEELAAVMARYQERTARPELRPPDARPVRLFLAITVAPPTDRVS, from the coding sequence GTGACCGAAGAGCACTCCGGGTACATCCGCGACCCCAAGGCGCTACGGGCGTTGGCGCACCCGCTCCGGTGGCAGCTGATCGAGCTGATCCGCAACGAGGACACGGCCACCGCCACCCGGTGCGCGCGGGCCCTCGGCGAGAGCGTGGCCGGCTGCTCCTACCACCTGAACCTGCTGGCCAAGTACGGCTTCGTCGAGCACGCGCCGGGCGGGGTCGGCCGCGAGAAGCGGTGGCGGCTGACCAGCCGCGAGCAGAGCTGGACCACCGAGGGGCTGAGCCAGGAGGGCACGCTGGCCGCCGAGGCCGCCGCCGAGGCGTTCCTCGACCACGAGGCGGCGCAGCTGAAGGACCGGGTGCGCCTCAAGGCCCTGGAGCCCGAGGACTGGCGCGCCGCCACCGGCGTGACCGGTCAACACGCGTTCCTGACCGCGGCCGAGACGGGCCGGCTGGCGGAGGAGCTGGCCGCCGTCATGGCCCGCTACCAGGAGCGCACCGCACGACCCGAACTGCGCCCACCGGACGCCCGTCCGGTCCGGCTGTTCCTCGCCATCACCGTGGCGCCGCCGACCGACCGCGTTTCCTGA
- a CDS encoding MerR family transcriptional regulator encodes MRPIDLAREHGLSAQAVRNYDDAGVFPPTERGETGHRRYTPLHAQALRAFLALRRGHGHQRAVEIMRATNRGDVESAYRLIDAAHAELLAERDTRREVAAALDTLSTTAPRPVGGRPLTVGELGRRLGVHPATLRGWEAEGILRPVRDRATGYRVYGPDCVRDAEIARQLRRGGYLLHQVARFLESLRAAGGADALTAFLGAWQDRLTARSRALLAGAAHFDAYLTLLDRARPTEG; translated from the coding sequence CTGCGACCCATCGACCTGGCTCGGGAGCACGGGTTGTCCGCGCAGGCGGTCCGCAACTACGACGACGCCGGCGTCTTCCCGCCGACCGAGCGCGGCGAGACCGGCCACCGGCGCTACACACCCCTGCACGCGCAGGCGTTGCGCGCCTTCCTCGCGCTGCGCCGCGGCCACGGGCACCAGCGGGCCGTCGAGATCATGCGCGCGACCAACCGGGGCGACGTCGAGTCCGCCTACCGGCTCATCGACGCCGCGCACGCCGAGCTGCTCGCCGAGCGCGACACCCGCCGCGAGGTCGCGGCGGCCCTCGACACCCTGTCCACCACCGCTCCGCGACCGGTCGGCGGTCGGCCGCTGACCGTGGGCGAACTCGGGCGTCGGCTCGGCGTGCACCCCGCGACGCTGCGCGGCTGGGAGGCCGAGGGCATCCTGCGCCCCGTGCGCGACCGGGCGACGGGGTACCGCGTGTACGGACCGGACTGCGTGCGCGACGCCGAGATCGCGCGCCAACTGCGCCGGGGCGGGTACTTGCTGCACCAGGTCGCCCGGTTCCTCGAATCCCTGCGCGCGGCGGGCGGTGCGGACGCGTTGACCGCCTTCCTCGGCGCCTGGCAGGACCGCCTGACCGCCCGCAGCCGCGCGCTCCTCGCCGGCGCGGCCCACTTCGACGCCTACCTCACCCTGCTCGACCGCGCGCGGCCGACGGAGGGCTGA
- a CDS encoding cation:proton antiporter has translation MTEHQAVLLLVDLALIVALAGAAGAVARRLGQPAVLGEIAVGVLLGPTLFDGAVPDALFPPDVRPLLSAVGNLGVLLFMFVVGYEFDRSRLRGSGRPATAAALGSAVVPFALGVLLALWLVGRHQTVHRVGFALFLGLALAVTAFPVLARIIADRGMGSSRIGAIALSAAAVCDVAAWSALALVQAVVGRDGVPHWQVLLAVPYVVLMFVVVRPLLAKALVPSAPLTPGRFGVVLVGLLASAAATQLIGLHFLFGAFLFGLVMPRPPDAAGREDLLHRTQVGTALCLPVYFVVAGLNVDLSGLRWGGALDLALIVVTAVVGKMAGTFLGARSQGMPGHDAAVLAALMNTRGLTELIVLGVGLQIGLLDDRLYSLLVVMAVVTTAMSGPLLSWLTARGRRGAGVADPHRAGAGPGGSDPAERCRADRAG, from the coding sequence GTGACCGAGCACCAGGCGGTCCTCCTGCTGGTGGACCTGGCGTTGATCGTCGCCCTGGCGGGCGCGGCGGGCGCGGTGGCGCGTCGGCTCGGGCAGCCCGCCGTGCTCGGCGAGATCGCGGTGGGCGTCCTGCTCGGGCCGACGCTGTTCGACGGCGCGGTGCCGGACGCGCTGTTCCCGCCGGACGTGCGCCCGCTGCTGTCGGCGGTCGGCAACCTCGGCGTGCTGCTGTTCATGTTCGTCGTCGGCTACGAGTTCGACCGCTCCCGGTTGCGCGGCTCCGGCCGCCCGGCGACGGCCGCGGCGCTGGGGTCGGCGGTCGTGCCGTTCGCGCTGGGCGTGCTGCTGGCGCTGTGGCTGGTGGGGCGCCACCAGACGGTGCACCGGGTGGGGTTCGCGCTCTTCCTGGGCTTGGCGCTCGCGGTGACCGCGTTCCCGGTGCTCGCCCGGATCATCGCGGACCGGGGGATGGGCTCGTCCCGCATCGGCGCGATCGCGCTGTCCGCGGCGGCGGTGTGCGACGTCGCCGCGTGGTCGGCGCTGGCGCTGGTGCAGGCCGTCGTCGGGCGGGACGGCGTGCCGCACTGGCAGGTGCTGCTGGCGGTGCCCTACGTGGTGCTCATGTTCGTCGTGGTCCGCCCGCTGCTGGCGAAGGCGCTCGTGCCGAGCGCGCCGCTGACGCCGGGGAGGTTCGGGGTCGTGCTCGTCGGCCTGCTGGCCTCCGCCGCCGCCACGCAGCTCATCGGCCTGCACTTCCTGTTCGGCGCGTTCCTGTTCGGGCTGGTGATGCCGAGGCCGCCCGACGCCGCCGGGCGCGAGGACCTCCTGCACCGCACGCAGGTCGGCACGGCGCTGTGCCTGCCGGTCTACTTCGTGGTCGCCGGCCTGAACGTCGACCTGTCCGGCCTCCGCTGGGGCGGCGCGCTCGACCTGGCGCTGATCGTGGTCACGGCGGTGGTGGGCAAGATGGCGGGCACGTTCCTCGGCGCGCGCTCGCAGGGGATGCCGGGCCACGACGCCGCGGTGCTCGCCGCGCTGATGAACACCAGGGGGCTCACCGAGCTGATCGTGCTGGGTGTCGGCCTCCAGATCGGCCTGCTCGACGACCGGCTGTACTCGCTCCTGGTGGTGATGGCCGTGGTCACCACCGCCATGTCCGGGCCCCTGCTGAGCTGGCTGACGGCGCGGGGCAGGCGGGGCGCGGGTGTCGCCGACCCGCACCGGGCCGGGGCCGGTCCCGGCGGGTCCGACCCCGCCGAGCGGTGCCGCGCCGACCGGGCGGGCTGA
- a CDS encoding non-ribosomal peptide synthetase: protein MRTGEPTDVRSVVAMFESRVERSPQAVAVVDGEDEWTYGRIAGVADAIAAGLRGHDIGVGDVVGVHLPRSAIGVATAFAVLKVGGVHFPLDTAFPDEYVRSLVTDCAPRAVVTTADLDLHGTVALRVDALATTPVEKAVAPPTPTGDTPAYVVYTSGSTGPPKGVLVPMAALTGYVRWHEENLVCRPGIRVAQTAPVCFDVSLQEIVASLALGKTLVIAPEGLRARPEEFVRWLADHRVGQLLLPNVLLEAVAEAARQLGTTLPDLCDLVQAGEQLTLSPAVRELVTAEPGRALRNSYGASEVQDVTSYLVRADDLSGGGPCPIGSPIGGHGVLVLDEALRETESGELYVTGAVAHGYPGRPALTAARFVADPFAADGSRMYRTGDLVRRDARGDLVFLGRADGLVKVGGVRVAPSEVEAALLAHPEVTRAAVVARARSSGVTTLAAFAVAAGATATALRAHLTAVLPAHAVPAQITVVDTLPLTVTGKVDRAALAAPADAGVRSTGATARELVLLEILAEVLAVPDLGLDDGFIARGGSSLLAITAERAARRKGVRLPAGELLRPRTVGELAALVEFEQGGVPPAAGAAEHDVDPYGLALSADEVEAITRAVHSGQ, encoded by the coding sequence ATGAGGACCGGAGAACCGACCGACGTCCGATCGGTCGTGGCGATGTTCGAGTCCCGGGTGGAACGCTCGCCGCAAGCCGTCGCGGTGGTCGACGGCGAGGACGAGTGGACCTACGGCCGGATCGCCGGCGTGGCCGACGCCATCGCCGCGGGCTTGCGGGGGCACGACATCGGCGTGGGCGACGTCGTGGGCGTGCACCTGCCGCGATCGGCGATCGGTGTCGCGACCGCGTTCGCCGTGCTCAAGGTCGGCGGTGTCCACTTCCCCCTGGACACGGCGTTCCCGGACGAGTACGTCCGTTCGCTCGTCACGGACTGCGCGCCGCGGGCGGTCGTGACGACCGCCGACCTGGACCTGCACGGCACGGTCGCCCTGCGGGTGGACGCGCTCGCGACGACACCCGTCGAGAAGGCGGTCGCCCCGCCCACGCCCACCGGCGACACCCCCGCCTACGTCGTGTACACGTCGGGCTCGACCGGCCCGCCGAAGGGCGTCCTCGTGCCGATGGCCGCGCTGACGGGGTACGTGCGCTGGCACGAGGAGAACCTGGTGTGCCGGCCCGGTATCCGGGTCGCGCAGACCGCCCCGGTGTGCTTCGACGTCTCGCTCCAGGAGATCGTGGCGAGCCTCGCCCTGGGCAAGACCCTGGTGATCGCCCCGGAAGGGCTGCGGGCGCGACCGGAGGAGTTCGTGCGGTGGCTGGCCGACCACCGGGTCGGTCAGCTCCTGCTGCCGAACGTGTTGCTGGAGGCGGTAGCGGAGGCCGCGCGGCAGCTCGGTACCACGCTGCCCGACCTGTGCGACCTGGTCCAAGCCGGTGAGCAGCTCACCCTGTCGCCGGCGGTGCGGGAACTGGTGACCGCCGAGCCGGGACGGGCGCTGCGCAACAGCTACGGCGCGAGCGAGGTGCAGGACGTCACCTCGTACCTGGTGCGAGCGGATGACCTGTCCGGCGGCGGGCCGTGCCCGATCGGCTCGCCGATCGGCGGCCACGGCGTGCTGGTGCTGGACGAGGCGCTCCGCGAGACGGAGTCGGGCGAGTTGTACGTCACCGGTGCGGTGGCCCACGGCTACCCGGGCCGACCGGCGTTGACCGCGGCGCGCTTCGTCGCCGATCCGTTCGCCGCCGACGGTTCCCGGATGTACCGCACCGGTGACCTCGTTCGGCGCGACGCGCGCGGTGACCTCGTCTTCCTGGGCCGCGCGGACGGCCTGGTGAAGGTCGGCGGGGTGCGCGTCGCCCCTTCCGAGGTGGAGGCGGCGCTGTTGGCGCACCCGGAGGTCACCCGGGCCGCCGTGGTCGCCCGTGCCCGTTCGAGCGGGGTGACGACGCTGGCGGCTTTCGCGGTCGCCGCGGGTGCGACCGCCACCGCGCTGCGCGCCCACCTGACGGCCGTGCTGCCCGCACACGCCGTTCCCGCGCAGATCACCGTCGTCGACACCCTGCCGCTGACGGTGACCGGGAAGGTGGACCGGGCGGCCCTGGCCGCGCCGGCGGACGCCGGGGTGCGGTCCACCGGGGCCACCGCGCGGGAACTCGTGCTCCTCGAAATCCTCGCTGAGGTGTTGGCGGTGCCCGACCTGGGGCTCGACGACGGGTTCATCGCCAGGGGCGGAAGCAGCCTGCTGGCGATCACGGCCGAGCGCGCCGCCCGCCGGAAGGGTGTCCGGCTCCCCGCCGGTGAGCTGCTGCGGCCGCGGACGGTCGGGGAACTGGCCGCCCTGGTCGAGTTCGAGCAGGGCGGGGTCCCGCCGGCGGCCGGGGCGGCGGAGCACGACGTCGACCCGTACGGCCTGGCCCTGTCCGCCGACGAGGTGGAGGCCATCACCCGAGCAGTCCACTCCGGACAGTGA
- a CDS encoding BTAD domain-containing putative transcriptional regulator gives MACRFDHRGCEGQMRFSVLGELTVLDDARQVPLGGIKQRATLAFLLLHDNAFVPASALIRAVWPKGAPPTARKMLHNAVSRIRATLSETGVEDPPRLITHAPGYLLHTDRGRIDLATFAALADRGRAELLAGDPLRASRTLHEALGLWRGPVLADLVERGISWPEITTAQRARTDALEDCVEADLACGRHAEVVAELEQAVEAEPLRERLCGQLMRALYHCGRQADALGLYRRTRAALIDRLGLEPGGELQELHRAILNHDLGPHGVAASRPGDSGGAVVLRGPEPVAAVPARRAAGHDPEVKQVTAVFLAVRPAAGADVDPDQVDRARRRSDDVLAREVARWGGTVAGALGPVWLAVFGVPRARDDDARRAVPAARAVVDRLRADGVLTAGLEAVAAVATGEVLVRPHPDRPDDPPRISGGVLDTGLRLLLSAAPGEVARCAATERITGRPEGGPVARTPFVGRDHELGMLLGQVDEAVRCARGHLTTVLGDVGIGKSRLVREFADALASARRDVRCVVGRVPAWPAEATRCSLPADLVLGAAGVPPGADADEVERALRRAAARLPGPGDRAAAVLDDLRAAVDGGGPPDPWPSVRRFLTGIAAGRPLVVVVEDAHRAAEPVLGFLSDLVEDAARVPLLVVVTARPELHERRPGWGGGKPHTCTTTLEPLADADIATVLDPLLGPGGAARPTADRAAPPTRDRLVALVGGNPLFAVEYARALRGASGGPVPTGPWPVPHRVRAALAARLDDLGAPVKAVLLDAAVLGDAVCDEAVAALGGCTAEEAARRLAQLERRGFLRGRRRAVAGRPAYAFRHPLEREAAYLRLPRSVRVRKHRLAAAWLDDAARDLPDLSADHRRLAAALEHPSAAA, from the coding sequence TTGGCGTGTCGATTCGACCACCGCGGGTGCGAGGGGCAGATGCGGTTCAGCGTCCTGGGAGAGTTGACCGTCCTCGACGACGCCCGGCAGGTCCCCCTCGGGGGCATCAAGCAGCGCGCCACGCTCGCCTTCCTGCTGCTGCACGACAACGCGTTCGTGCCGGCCAGCGCGCTGATCCGGGCGGTGTGGCCGAAGGGGGCGCCGCCGACCGCGCGCAAGATGCTCCACAACGCCGTGTCCCGCATCCGGGCGACGCTGTCCGAGACCGGTGTCGAGGACCCGCCCCGGTTGATCACCCACGCGCCCGGCTACCTGCTGCACACCGACCGCGGCCGCATCGACCTCGCCACCTTCGCGGCACTCGCCGACCGGGGGCGCGCCGAGCTGCTGGCGGGCGACCCCCTGCGCGCCTCCCGCACCCTGCACGAGGCGCTGGGCCTGTGGCGCGGGCCGGTCCTCGCGGACCTGGTCGAGCGGGGCATCTCGTGGCCCGAGATCACCACGGCGCAGCGCGCCCGGACCGACGCGCTGGAGGACTGCGTCGAAGCCGACCTCGCCTGCGGGCGGCACGCCGAGGTCGTCGCCGAGCTGGAGCAGGCGGTCGAGGCCGAGCCGCTGCGGGAGCGGCTGTGCGGGCAGCTCATGCGGGCGCTCTACCACTGCGGGCGGCAGGCCGACGCGCTCGGCCTCTACCGCAGGACCAGGGCCGCGCTGATCGACCGGCTCGGCCTCGAACCCGGCGGCGAGCTCCAGGAGCTGCACCGCGCCATCCTCAACCACGACCTCGGGCCGCACGGGGTCGCCGCGTCGCGGCCGGGCGACTCCGGAGGGGCGGTGGTCCTGCGCGGCCCGGAGCCGGTGGCGGCCGTGCCCGCGCGGCGCGCGGCGGGGCACGACCCCGAGGTCAAGCAGGTCACCGCCGTGTTCCTGGCGGTCCGGCCGGCGGCGGGGGCCGACGTCGACCCGGACCAGGTGGACCGCGCCCGCCGCCGCTCCGACGACGTGCTGGCACGGGAGGTGGCGCGGTGGGGCGGCACGGTCGCGGGCGCGCTCGGCCCGGTGTGGCTCGCGGTGTTCGGCGTGCCGAGGGCGCGGGACGACGACGCGCGGCGCGCCGTGCCGGCGGCCCGTGCCGTCGTGGACCGGTTGCGCGCCGACGGCGTGCTCACGGCCGGCCTGGAGGCGGTCGCCGCGGTCGCGACCGGCGAGGTGCTGGTCCGGCCGCACCCTGACCGGCCGGACGACCCGCCCCGGATCAGCGGCGGGGTGCTGGACACGGGTCTGCGGCTGCTGCTGTCGGCCGCGCCCGGCGAGGTGGCGCGGTGCGCGGCGACCGAGCGGATCACCGGGCGCCCGGAGGGCGGCCCCGTGGCGCGGACGCCGTTCGTGGGTCGCGACCACGAACTGGGGATGCTGCTGGGGCAGGTGGACGAGGCGGTCCGGTGCGCGCGCGGCCACCTGACCACCGTGCTCGGCGACGTCGGCATCGGCAAGAGCCGCCTGGTGCGGGAGTTCGCGGACGCCCTCGCCTCCGCGCGGCGCGACGTGCGGTGCGTCGTGGGCCGCGTCCCGGCGTGGCCCGCCGAGGCGACGCGGTGCTCCCTGCCGGCGGACCTCGTCCTCGGCGCGGCGGGCGTCCCGCCGGGCGCGGACGCCGACGAGGTGGAGCGCGCCCTCCGGCGGGCCGCGGCCCGGCTGCCCGGCCCTGGCGACCGGGCCGCCGCGGTGCTCGACGACCTGCGCGCCGCGGTCGACGGCGGAGGACCGCCCGACCCGTGGCCCTCGGTGCGGCGGTTCCTCACCGGGATCGCGGCGGGACGGCCCCTGGTGGTGGTCGTCGAGGACGCGCACCGGGCGGCGGAGCCGGTGCTGGGCTTCCTGAGCGACCTCGTCGAGGACGCGGCCAGGGTCCCGCTGCTCGTCGTGGTGACCGCGCGGCCGGAGCTGCACGAGCGGCGACCCGGCTGGGGCGGCGGCAAGCCGCACACCTGCACCACCACGCTGGAACCGCTCGCGGACGCCGACATCGCGACGGTGCTCGACCCGCTCCTCGGGCCGGGCGGCGCGGCGCGCCCGACGGCCGACCGCGCCGCGCCGCCGACGCGGGACCGGCTCGTCGCGCTGGTGGGCGGGAACCCGCTGTTCGCGGTCGAGTACGCGCGGGCGCTGCGCGGCGCGTCGGGTGGACCGGTGCCGACGGGGCCCTGGCCGGTGCCGCACCGGGTGCGCGCCGCCCTGGCCGCGCGGCTGGACGACCTGGGCGCGCCGGTGAAGGCCGTGCTGCTCGACGCGGCGGTGCTGGGTGACGCGGTGTGCGACGAGGCCGTCGCGGCGCTGGGCGGGTGCACCGCCGAGGAGGCCGCGCGCCGGCTCGCCCAGCTGGAGCGCCGCGGGTTCCTCCGCGGGCGCCGCCGGGCGGTGGCGGGGCGGCCCGCCTACGCCTTCCGCCACCCGCTCGAACGGGAGGCCGCCTACCTGCGGCTGCCGCGGTCGGTGCGGGTGCGCAAGCACCGGCTGGCCGCCGCGTGGCTGGACGACGCGGCGCGGGACCTGCCCGACCTGTCGGCCGACCACCGGCGGCTGGCCGCGGCGCTGGAGCACCCGTCGGCGGCGGCGTGA